The Ranitomeya imitator isolate aRanImi1 chromosome 3, aRanImi1.pri, whole genome shotgun sequence genome has a window encoding:
- the LOC138671003 gene encoding germ cell nuclear acidic protein-like, translating to MDISWNKRLCKVAGRTGFRENNGVRYAIIQLSDKVCDSAERLRDTMIHEMCHAACWVIDGNGEYAHHQLWEQYCGKAAQSHPDLPPITAFHSWEYHYPVIYQCSECPYRIGRWTNSLDIERFGCGYCDSKLVLATTI from the exons ATGGACATAAGCTGGAATAAAAGGCTGTGTAAAGTGGCTGGTCGCACCGGCTTCCGGGAGAATAATGGGGTGCGCTACGCCATTATCCAGTTATCGGATAAAGTCTGCGATTCAGCAG AACGACTCCGAGACACAATGATCCATGAGATGTGTCATGCTGCCTGCTGGGTCATCGATGGCAATGGAGAATATGCCCATCACCAGCTATGGGAGCAATATTGTGGGAAGGCCGCACAGAGCCACCCCGACCTCCCACCCATTACTGCATTCCACAGTTGGGAGTACCACTACCCTGTGATATACCAGTGCTCAGAGTGCCCATACAG AATCGGACGTTGGACGAATTCCCTCGACATCGAGAGGTTTGGGTGTGGCTACTGTGACAGCAAGTTGGTTCTTGCAACCACAATCTGA